The DNA region AGCCCTCGCCGCCGTCGGCGACGATGTTGCCGTTGCGGTGGACGAGCCGCCAGCGGTACTCCCCGGCGGCGTCCTCGTACACCTCGAATGTGCCCTGGCTCTCGCCCGGCGGGTACGGCGCGTCGGCCGGCTCCTCCTCGGGTTCGACCTCGACCTCCTCGCGGACGGCGGCCGCGCCGGCCGCGTTCGTGCGGACGCTCTCCAGGCCCTGCTCGGCCTTCTGGCGGGAGCTGTAGCCCTGGGCGCTGTCGGCGATGATGTTGCCGTTGCGGTGGCGCAGCCGCCACCGCCACTTGCCGCCGCGGTCCTCGAACACCTCGAACCGGGCCTTGCTCTCGGCCGTCTCCGCGACCGGCTCCGGCTCCGGTTCCTCGGTCGCCGCGGCGGCGGTCGTCTCCCCGGGGTCGTCGGGGTCGGTCGCGGGGTCCGACTCGGCGGCCGTCGACGCCGCCGGCTCAGCAGCGGTCGCGTCGCCCTCGGCGGCCGGGACCCGTCGCGTCCCGCCGATGACCGGGACCAGCGCCGCGCCGACGGCGATCAGTACGAGCCCGAACGCGAACAGCGAGATGACCGGCACGGCGAGCCCGGAGTCCCGCCAGCCGGGGTAGGCGACCATGAACCCGGCGACGCCGAGCAGGGCGACGAACCCGCCGGCGTAGGAGACCAGGTTGGCCGCCCGCTGGAGCGGCAGCCGGATCACCGGCCCGATCATCAGCAGGACGAGCGAGACGGCCGCCAGCGCGATCCCGGCCTTCCCGGTCGTCGTCGCCGTCGTCACGTCGCTCGTCAGGAACAGCAGGATGCCGAGGATCCCCAGCAGGATCCCGAACACGAACACCCAGTAGCCGTACACCTCGTCGTTCGTCGTCGGTTCCGCGATCC from Halosimplex halophilum includes:
- a CDS encoding HVO_2922 family protein, with product MSSEPSSPDAMVQWYRDRIAEPTTNDEVYGYWVFVFGILLGILGILLFLTSDVTTATTTGKAGIALAAVSLVLLMIGPVIRLPLQRAANLVSYAGGFVALLGVAGFMVAYPGWRDSGLAVPVISLFAFGLVLIAVGAALVPVIGGTRRVPAAEGDATAAEPAASTAAESDPATDPDDPGETTAAAATEEPEPEPVAETAESKARFEVFEDRGGKWRWRLRHRNGNIIADSAQGYSSRQKAEQGLESVRTNAAGAAAVREEVEVEPEEEPADAPYPPGESQGTFEVYEDAAGEYRWRLVHRNGNIVADGGEGYADRDAVEDAVERVREYVGEADYLRVDPTAFEVYRDAADEWRWRLIHRNGEILADGGEGYASRTNAQDGVERVRETAADRDAFEVFEDAAGEYRWRLVASNDEIIADGGQGFASERGARDSIERVREYVDEATALDYSDAAFEVFEDSAGEFRWRLRHENGQILGDSGQGYASRTGAIEGLRSVKRNAPNADLTDLQASDESDADASDDADDDEE